In Desulfonatronovibrio hydrogenovorans DSM 9292, the following proteins share a genomic window:
- the plsX gene encoding phosphate acyltransferase PlsX, translating to MHPAKPIIAVDAMGGDFGPEVVVPGALKAAIKDNLGLALIGDEQKIRQALEGQKFKDSDLEIIHTSEVVEMSEKPSDILRKKKNSSIQTAFRLVREGRAHGVVSAGNSGATLACGMFTLGRIKGIERPALASILPSEKGPVILIDVGANVDCKPYHLVQFGLMAEVFSRSVLHVDRPKVGLLTIGEEEGKGNSLVRETSKLFKMTSMNFVGNIEGRDFFMGKADVIVCDGFVGNVSLKLMEGLAVSLTKILKEEVRKSWLARLGFLLGIRALKRFGRRIDYAEYGGAPLLGLNGIGIVCHGSSNSKAITNAVLMAGEFVRNKANENLINGLGANKEISIFAKKALPKSAVT from the coding sequence ATGCATCCAGCTAAGCCGATCATTGCTGTAGACGCCATGGGCGGCGATTTTGGACCGGAAGTGGTTGTGCCTGGAGCCTTGAAAGCAGCAATTAAGGACAACCTCGGGCTGGCCCTGATCGGTGATGAACAGAAGATCCGCCAGGCCCTTGAGGGCCAAAAATTCAAAGACTCGGATCTGGAAATAATCCATACTTCGGAAGTGGTTGAGATGTCGGAAAAACCTTCCGACATCCTGCGCAAAAAAAAGAACTCCTCCATCCAGACCGCTTTTCGGCTGGTCCGGGAAGGAAGGGCCCATGGCGTTGTCAGCGCCGGCAACTCCGGAGCCACCCTGGCCTGCGGCATGTTTACCCTGGGCCGGATCAAAGGCATTGAAAGGCCTGCCCTGGCCTCAATCCTGCCTTCGGAAAAAGGACCTGTAATCCTTATTGATGTTGGGGCCAATGTTGACTGCAAGCCCTACCACCTGGTTCAGTTCGGACTGATGGCCGAGGTCTTTTCCAGAAGCGTTCTCCATGTGGATAGGCCCAAAGTTGGGCTGTTGACCATCGGGGAAGAAGAAGGCAAGGGCAACAGCCTGGTCCGGGAAACCTCCAAGCTGTTCAAAATGACTTCCATGAATTTTGTCGGCAATATTGAAGGCCGGGATTTTTTTATGGGCAAGGCAGATGTGATTGTCTGCGACGGCTTTGTTGGCAATGTGTCTCTAAAGCTCATGGAGGGTCTGGCAGTTTCCCTGACTAAGATCCTCAAAGAAGAAGTCAGGAAAAGCTGGCTGGCCAGGCTTGGATTTCTGCTGGGAATCCGGGCTCTGAAAAGATTTGGCAGGCGCATAGACTATGCCGAATACGGGGGAGCACCCCTTCTGGGTCTAAATGGAATCGGGATAGTCTGCCACGGCTCATCCAACTCCAAGGCCATAACCAATGCAGTGCTCATGGCTGGTGAGTTCGTCCGGAATAAAGCCAATGAAAATCTGATCAATGGGCTGGGCGCCAACAAGGAAATCAGCATTTTTGCCAAAAAAGCCCTTCCCAAAAGCGCTGTTACCTGA
- a CDS encoding beta-ketoacyl-ACP synthase III — translation MTNSSFLAGFSFYVPDKILTNKDFEKLVDTSDEWITSRTGISNRHIVEDEACSDLASAASRQAIARSGLVPGDLTHIINATFTPDAFVPNAACVLMEKLDIKGIPAMDVNAACTGFIYGMELARGLCSLHPEAKVLLTASEVVSSRVNLMDRSTGVLFGDGAGACIVSAMPFPANVRSGQILDVILRADGSLSNLLTVKAGGSAHPLRLNDRVGEDFFVQMEGREVFKHAVRSMQGVCLEILKRNNLQPEDIDLFIPHQANIRIIEALAKKMMIQEDKLYINVQDYGNTSAASTPIALAEAWEKGLINSGDTVLLVAFGGGFTWGACLLRFS, via the coding sequence ATGACAAACAGCAGCTTTTTAGCAGGATTCAGCTTTTACGTGCCTGACAAAATCCTGACCAACAAGGATTTTGAAAAGCTGGTGGACACCAGCGATGAGTGGATTACTTCAAGAACCGGAATCAGCAACAGGCATATCGTTGAGGATGAGGCCTGTTCAGATCTGGCCAGTGCAGCATCCCGCCAGGCAATTGCCAGGTCCGGCCTGGTCCCAGGCGACCTGACTCATATCATAAATGCTACCTTCACTCCTGATGCCTTTGTTCCCAATGCAGCCTGCGTTCTCATGGAAAAACTGGATATCAAGGGTATCCCGGCCATGGATGTTAATGCAGCCTGCACAGGGTTCATATACGGCATGGAACTGGCCAGAGGACTTTGCTCCCTGCACCCTGAGGCCAAAGTTCTCTTGACTGCTTCTGAGGTTGTCTCTTCAAGGGTCAACCTTATGGACAGGTCCACCGGAGTTCTTTTTGGTGACGGGGCTGGAGCCTGCATAGTTTCAGCAATGCCTTTTCCGGCAAATGTCCGTTCAGGACAAATTCTGGATGTCATTCTCCGGGCTGACGGTTCACTGAGCAACCTGCTCACGGTCAAGGCCGGAGGATCAGCCCATCCCCTGCGCCTCAATGATCGGGTGGGAGAAGATTTTTTCGTGCAGATGGAAGGCAGGGAGGTTTTTAAGCATGCAGTCCGGTCCATGCAGGGTGTCTGCCTGGAAATACTGAAAAGAAATAACCTGCAGCCTGAAGACATTGATCTTTTCATTCCCCATCAGGCTAACATCAGGATCATTGAAGCCTTGGCCAAGAAAATGATGATTCAGGAAGATAAACTTTACATTAACGTACAAGATTACGGAAATACTTCTGCTGCGTCCACCCCCATTGCCCTGGCTGAAGCCTGGGAAAAAGGACTTATTAATTCTGGAGACACGGTACTCCTGGTGGCCTTTGGCGGTGGATTCACCTGGGGGGCCTGCCTCCTCAGATTCTCATAA
- the fabG gene encoding 3-oxoacyl-[acyl-carrier-protein] reductase, which produces MSDLVKTALVTGGSRGIGRACAVRLARSGYQIMVTYVSKPDPAMETCKIIEDQGGKASAYPLDIGNQQAIVDFFKEKIKDRVFLDVLVNNAGLTKDGLLVRMGFEQWEEVIRVNLSGSFFCLQQAAKIMMRQKTGRIINVSSVTAQSGNPGQANYTAAKAGLIGLTKTAALELAPRNITVNAVTPGFIETDMTAGLAQEIRDKYLEMIPGKRFGTPEDVAETVAFLASAQASYITGQVIGINGGMYM; this is translated from the coding sequence ATGTCTGACTTAGTCAAAACAGCCCTTGTCACCGGCGGTTCCCGGGGAATAGGACGGGCCTGTGCAGTTCGTCTGGCCAGGTCCGGCTATCAAATCATGGTCACCTATGTGAGCAAACCCGACCCGGCGATGGAGACCTGCAAAATCATTGAAGACCAGGGAGGGAAAGCCTCAGCTTATCCCCTGGACATCGGCAACCAGCAGGCCATAGTTGACTTTTTCAAAGAAAAGATCAAAGACCGGGTCTTTCTTGATGTACTGGTCAACAATGCCGGTCTGACCAAGGACGGACTTCTGGTCCGCATGGGCTTTGAACAATGGGAGGAGGTGATCCGGGTCAACCTGAGCGGCTCTTTTTTCTGTTTGCAGCAGGCTGCCAAGATCATGATGCGCCAGAAAACCGGCCGAATAATCAATGTCAGTTCGGTCACTGCTCAGTCTGGCAATCCCGGACAAGCCAACTACACTGCGGCCAAGGCCGGACTCATCGGCCTGACCAAGACCGCGGCTCTGGAGCTGGCCCCCAGAAATATTACGGTTAACGCGGTTACCCCGGGATTCATTGAAACCGACATGACTGCAGGCCTGGCCCAGGAAATTCGGGACAAGTACCTGGAAATGATTCCTGGCAAACGGTTTGGAACACCCGAGGATGTAGCTGAAACCGTAGCATTTCTGGCTTCTGCCCAGGCTTCCTATATCACCGGGCAGGTCATCGGGATAAATGGCGGAATGTATATGTGA
- the acpP gene encoding acyl carrier protein — MSVEQKVKEIVIEQLGISEGEVKPESKFVEDLGADSLDLTELIMAMEEEFDIEIDDDKAQEILTVQAAIDYINANK, encoded by the coding sequence ATGTCTGTAGAACAAAAAGTTAAAGAGATCGTGATAGAACAGCTTGGCATCTCAGAGGGTGAAGTCAAACCCGAGTCCAAGTTTGTGGAAGACCTGGGAGCTGATTCACTGGACTTGACTGAGCTGATTATGGCCATGGAAGAAGAGTTTGACATTGAGATCGATGACGACAAGGCCCAGGAAATCCTGACTGTTCAGGCTGCCATCGACTATATCAACGCCAATAAATAG
- the fabF gene encoding beta-ketoacyl-ACP synthase II: MPRVVVTGLSAITPIGNDLDSSWQSLLSGVSGVDRLTRFDCSEYATQIAAQVKEFDTNDYMSPKEAKRMDRFCHFAVASAKMLMENAGVSRDNMDMTQCGAIIGCGLGGLETIEEFHSKLIKSGPKRISPFYIPLLIANMAAGQISITTGAKGPNLATTSACASGVHGVGYAYSDIKLGRVKAMISGGVESTITPMAVSGFNAMKALSVSNHEPQKASRPFDLNRNGFVIGEGSGLLFLESLDSALQREATIYAEVVGFGASADAFHMTAPDESGEGMALAMKQAIREAGISPEQVDHINAHGTSTKLNDASETKAVKEVFGKHAYDILLTANKSMIGHTLGAAGGIEGVFSVLSLYHSKVPGTINLDTPDPECDLDYCAHGTVSRNIRYALCNSFGFGGTNGSILFKKYEE, translated from the coding sequence ATGCCCAGAGTTGTTGTTACCGGACTTTCCGCCATAACCCCCATTGGCAACGATCTTGATTCCAGCTGGCAATCCCTGTTGTCCGGGGTGAGCGGAGTAGACAGGCTGACCAGGTTTGACTGCTCAGAATATGCCACCCAAATAGCAGCCCAGGTCAAGGAATTTGACACCAACGACTACATGAGTCCCAAAGAAGCTAAACGTATGGACAGGTTCTGTCACTTTGCAGTTGCTTCAGCCAAGATGCTCATGGAAAACGCTGGAGTGAGCAGGGATAACATGGACATGACCCAGTGCGGAGCCATCATAGGCTGCGGCCTGGGTGGCCTGGAGACCATTGAAGAGTTTCATTCCAAGCTCATCAAATCCGGGCCGAAACGGATATCTCCCTTTTACATCCCCTTGCTCATCGCCAACATGGCCGCTGGTCAGATATCCATCACCACCGGGGCCAAAGGGCCCAACCTGGCCACAACTTCGGCCTGTGCATCCGGGGTGCATGGCGTTGGATATGCTTATTCCGATATCAAGCTGGGCCGGGTTAAGGCCATGATCAGCGGAGGTGTCGAATCCACCATCACTCCCATGGCTGTATCCGGATTCAACGCCATGAAGGCCCTGTCCGTCAGCAACCATGAGCCCCAAAAGGCCAGCAGGCCTTTTGATCTTAACCGCAACGGATTTGTCATAGGCGAAGGGAGCGGACTTCTCTTCCTGGAAAGCCTGGACAGCGCCCTGCAAAGGGAGGCAACTATTTATGCGGAAGTTGTGGGATTCGGAGCCTCGGCCGACGCCTTTCACATGACAGCACCTGACGAGTCTGGTGAAGGCATGGCCCTGGCCATGAAGCAGGCTATCAGGGAGGCAGGCATATCTCCTGAACAGGTCGACCATATCAATGCCCATGGAACTTCAACCAAGCTCAACGATGCTTCAGAGACAAAGGCTGTCAAAGAGGTCTTTGGCAAACATGCCTATGACATCCTGCTGACCGCCAATAAATCCATGATTGGTCACACCCTTGGAGCTGCAGGCGGAATCGAGGGAGTGTTCAGCGTATTGAGCCTTTATCATTCAAAAGTCCCAGGAACAATAAATCTGGACACCCCGGATCCTGAATGTGACCTGGACTATTGCGCCCATGGCACGGTTTCCAGAAATATCAGGTACGCCCTGTGCAATTCTTTTGGATTCGGCGGGACCAATGGTTCCATCCTTTTTAAAAAATACGAAGAATAG
- the glyA gene encoding serine hydroxymethyltransferase — protein MNIQELTNYDPEVARAIQLEESRQLSKLELIASENFTSPAVRLAMGSVLTHKYAEGYPGKRYYGGCEFVDLAEDLARDRARELFKAQYANVQPHSGSQANMGVYFGALKPGDTVLGMDLSHGGHLTHGSPVNFSGRLYQNVFYGVEKETGFIDYDQVEAVALEHRPAMIIAGASAYPRTIDFQRFREIADKAGAKLMVDMAHIAGLIAADLHPSPIEYAHFTTTTTHKTLRGPRGGMILSSEEFGKTLNSQIFPGIQGGPLMHVIAAKAIAFGEALKPEFSDYQKMVIENAKKMAELLVQAGFDLVSGGTDNHLMLIDLTSKNVTGKDAEIALDKAGITVNKNTVPFETKSPFVTSGVRLGTPALTTRGMKPEHMEKIVAWIIDAVEHHENDQRLSRISSEVEKFATRFPLFAW, from the coding sequence ATGAACATTCAGGAACTTACCAACTATGACCCCGAGGTGGCCAGGGCCATCCAACTGGAAGAGTCCAGGCAGCTTTCCAAGCTGGAACTGATTGCATCGGAAAATTTCACTTCTCCGGCTGTGCGCCTGGCCATGGGCAGCGTCCTGACTCACAAGTATGCTGAGGGCTACCCAGGTAAAAGATATTATGGCGGCTGCGAGTTCGTTGACCTGGCCGAAGATCTGGCCAGGGACCGGGCCAGGGAGCTGTTCAAGGCCCAGTACGCCAATGTTCAGCCTCACTCAGGTTCTCAGGCCAATATGGGCGTTTATTTCGGAGCTCTGAAACCCGGGGATACTGTCCTGGGCATGGACCTGTCCCACGGTGGCCATCTGACCCACGGAAGCCCGGTAAACTTCTCAGGCAGGCTCTACCAAAATGTTTTTTACGGTGTGGAAAAAGAAACCGGATTCATAGATTACGATCAGGTGGAAGCCGTTGCCCTGGAGCACAGACCGGCCATGATAATTGCCGGGGCCAGCGCCTATCCCAGAACCATTGATTTCCAGAGGTTCAGGGAAATCGCAGACAAGGCGGGAGCCAAGCTCATGGTGGACATGGCCCATATAGCCGGTCTTATTGCGGCTGATTTGCACCCATCACCCATTGAATACGCTCATTTTACCACCACCACTACCCACAAGACCCTGCGTGGACCAAGAGGTGGAATGATCCTCAGCTCTGAAGAGTTTGGCAAGACACTCAATTCCCAGATTTTTCCCGGAATCCAGGGCGGCCCGCTCATGCATGTCATTGCAGCCAAGGCCATAGCCTTTGGTGAAGCCCTGAAGCCTGAATTTTCCGACTACCAGAAAATGGTCATTGAGAATGCCAAAAAAATGGCCGAATTGCTGGTTCAGGCCGGTTTCGACCTGGTTTCCGGAGGAACTGACAACCACCTGATGCTTATTGACTTGACCAGCAAAAACGTTACCGGCAAAGATGCTGAAATCGCTCTGGATAAAGCCGGAATCACCGTAAACAAGAATACGGTTCCCTTTGAAACCAAGTCTCCCTTTGTTACTTCCGGAGTCAGGCTGGGAACCCCGGCCCTCACCACCAGGGGTATGAAGCCGGAACACATGGAAAAAATCGTGGCCTGGATCATTGACGCTGTTGAACACCATGAAAATGACCAGCGTCTTTCCAGGATAAGCAGCGAGGTGGAAAAATTCGCCACCCGGTTTCCCTTGTTTGCCTGGTGA
- a CDS encoding deoxycytidylate deaminase, producing the protein MKQDRLSWDEYYMRITHMVAERSTCLRRKVGAVAVKDKRILATGYNGSPAGLRHCLETGCLREQLNIPSGQRHELCRGLHAEQNIIIQAAVHGICISGSTVYCTTQPCLICTKMLINCKVESIIFAQGYPDDLARDMLQEAGVNFKTLAYESK; encoded by the coding sequence TTGAAGCAGGACAGGCTTTCCTGGGATGAATACTATATGCGCATCACCCACATGGTGGCTGAACGATCCACCTGCCTGCGTCGAAAAGTCGGGGCAGTGGCTGTCAAGGACAAGCGCATCCTGGCCACTGGATACAACGGTTCCCCTGCTGGACTGCGCCACTGTCTGGAAACAGGCTGTCTCAGGGAGCAGCTGAATATTCCTTCCGGCCAGCGCCATGAACTCTGCAGGGGTCTGCACGCTGAACAGAACATCATTATCCAAGCTGCGGTGCATGGAATCTGCATTTCCGGATCAACTGTCTACTGCACTACCCAGCCCTGCCTGATCTGCACCAAGATGCTCATCAACTGCAAGGTTGAGAGCATCATCTTTGCCCAGGGCTATCCTGACGATCTGGCCCGGGACATGCTTCAGGAAGCTGGAGTGAACTTCAAGACCTTGGCTTATGAATCAAAGTGA